A region of the Conyzicola lurida genome:
GCCGCGGACACACCCTCTACCTGCTCGACGAACCCACGACGGGACTGCATCCCGCCGACATCCGGCTGCTCGTCGAACAGCTGAACGGCCTCGTCGACGCGGGCAACACGGTGGTCGTGGTCGAACACGAGATGGACGTCGTCGCGGCGGCCGACTGGGTGATCGACATGGGCCCCGGTGGCGGCGATTCCGGCGGACGCCTCGTCGTCGCGGGCACTCCCGCCGAGGTCGCGGCCCACGCCAGCAGCCGCACCGCGCCGTATCTGTCCACCGCGATCGGCACGCTGTAAACCGTCGCATCACCGTAGGGTTGAACAATGGCCGATAACACGACCCAGCCTCCCGCCGCACCCACCGGCATCGCCGCGATCATCGCGAAGGTGATGAAGCTCAAGCCGGTACGCGTGTTCCAGCACTACTCGTCGTCCGGCGGCCCGCTGATGGCCTCGGGCCTCGCCAACCAAGGCCTGTTCGCGACTTTCGCCGGGCTCTGGGTCGGCTTCTCGATCATCGGGCTGGTGGTCGCGGGCAACCCCGAGCTGCGCGAGTCGCTCGTCGACACCATCGCGAATGCGGTGCCGGGGCTGATCAAATCGGGCGGCACGGACGGCGCCATCGACCCCGACGACCTGCTCTCGGCCGGCATCCTGAATTGGACGGGCGCCATCGCGCTCGTCGGATTGTTCTTCACCGCGGTCGGCTTCCTGGCGTCCGCGCGCGAGGCCGTGCGCCGCATCTTCGCGATCGCGCCGGACTCGACCAACTTCATCCTGCTGAAGCTCAAGGACCTCGGTCTCGCGGTCGGCTTCGGCGTCGCGCTCATCGTGTCGACCGTGCTCTCCACGGTGAGCACCTCGGCGCTCTCCTGGTTCCTCGCGGTCACCGGCATCGGAGCGGAGTCGACGGTCGGCACCATCGGCGGCCGCATCGTCGGTCTGCTCGTCGTGCTGGTAATCGACACCGCCGTGCTCGCGGCGCTCTACCGGGTGCTCGCCGGCATCCCAATCCCGTTCCGTCGGCTCGTGGGCGGCGCGCTCATCGGCGGCGTCGGCCTCGGCGTGCTCAAGCTGCTCGGCGGGCTGCTCCTCGGCGGCGCCAGCAACAACCCGCTCATCGCCTCGTTCGCGATCATCGCCGGACTCCTCATCTTCCTCAACCTGGTCTGCCAGGTGATCCTGGTCGCCGCCGCCTGGATCTCGGTCGGCATGGACGACGCCGGCATCGCCGCCGACCCCGTCGCCGCGGCGAAGGCGCAGGCGGAACGCGAGCGTATCGCCGAGCTCGAACGGGTCGCCGAGAAGGCCCGCGAACCGCACGGCCTCGCACGGCTGTTCCGACGCAAGCGTCGCGCCGACGATGACGGTGGCGACTCGTAAAGTAGAGGAATGGTCTCCCCCCTCCGCGTCGCATCCGTCAACGTCAACGGCATCCGTGCCTCGTACAAGAAGGGCATGGGCGACTGGCTCGCCGACCGCAACGTCGACATCCTGGCGATGCAGGAGGTGCGCGCGACCACCGAGATCCTCGAAGACCTGCTCGGCCCCGAGTGGGACATCCTGCACGACGCCGCGACCGCCAAGGGCCGCGCGGGCGTCGCACTCGCCAGCCGCAACAAAGCGAGCATCCACCGCGTCACCCTCGGCGACGACGAGTTCGACAGCGCCGGCCGCTGGCTCGAAGCCGACTACGAGGTCGACGGCAAGGTCGTCACCGTCGTCAGCACCTACGTGCACTCGGGCGTCGTCGACACCCCGAAGCAGGTCGAGAAGTACAAGTTCCTCGACGCGATGACCGCGCGTATGCCCGAGATCGCCGCGCACAGCGAGCTCGCCCTCATCGTCGGCGACCTCAACGTCGGCCACCGCGAACTCGACATCAAGAACTGGAAGGGCAACCGCAAGAGCGCCGGCTTCCTGCTCGAAGAGCGCGCCTACTTCGACCGCTTCTTCGGCGAGGCCGGCACGACGGTCACCGGCGTCGACGGCTCCACCGGACCGGGCCTCGGCTGGGTCGACGTCGGCCGCCAGTGGGCCGGCGAGGTCGAAGGCCCCTACACCTGGTGGTCCCAGCGCGGTCAGGCCTTCGATACGAACACCGGATGGCGCATCGACTACCACCTCGCGACCCCGGCACTCGCGGCCACGGTAAAGAACTACACGGTCGACCGCGCGTCGGCGTGGGACACCCGCTGGAGCGACCACGCGCCCGTGGTCGTGGATTACGCGATCTAGTGCGGCTCGCGGGTTGAGCCTGTCGAAACCCGTGCCGAGGCGGGTTTCGAGAGGCTCAACCCGCTGAGGGCAGGATCGGCCCGCTTTGTCTGAAAGACTGGACACCATGACCACCAAGCCCCGCCTCTTCTCCGGTATGCAGCCGTCCGCCGACTCCCTCCAGATCGGCAACTACATCGGCGCGCTGCTGCAGTGGAAGCAGATGCAGGTCAGCCACGACGCCATCTTCTGCGTCGTCGACCTGCACGCGATCACGGTGGCGCAGGACCCGGCCGAGCTGCGCGAGGCGACCCGCCGCACCGCCGCCCAGTACATCGCCGCGGGTATCGACCCCGAGCTGTCGACGCTGTTCGTGCAGTCGCACGTGCTCGCCCACCCGCAGCTCGCCTGGGTGCTCAACACGATCACCGGTTTCGGCGAGGCCGCGCGCATGACCCAGTTCAAAGACAAGTCGGCCAAGCAGGGCACCGACGCCACCACGGTCGGCCTGTTCGCCTACCCGATGCTCATGGCCGCCGACATCCTGCTCTACAACGCCGTCGACGTGCCCGTCG
Encoded here:
- a CDS encoding YihY/virulence factor BrkB family protein gives rise to the protein MADNTTQPPAAPTGIAAIIAKVMKLKPVRVFQHYSSSGGPLMASGLANQGLFATFAGLWVGFSIIGLVVAGNPELRESLVDTIANAVPGLIKSGGTDGAIDPDDLLSAGILNWTGAIALVGLFFTAVGFLASAREAVRRIFAIAPDSTNFILLKLKDLGLAVGFGVALIVSTVLSTVSTSALSWFLAVTGIGAESTVGTIGGRIVGLLVVLVIDTAVLAALYRVLAGIPIPFRRLVGGALIGGVGLGVLKLLGGLLLGGASNNPLIASFAIIAGLLIFLNLVCQVILVAAAWISVGMDDAGIAADPVAAAKAQAERERIAELERVAEKAREPHGLARLFRRKRRADDDGGDS
- a CDS encoding exodeoxyribonuclease III, whose protein sequence is MVSPLRVASVNVNGIRASYKKGMGDWLADRNVDILAMQEVRATTEILEDLLGPEWDILHDAATAKGRAGVALASRNKASIHRVTLGDDEFDSAGRWLEADYEVDGKVVTVVSTYVHSGVVDTPKQVEKYKFLDAMTARMPEIAAHSELALIVGDLNVGHRELDIKNWKGNRKSAGFLLEERAYFDRFFGEAGTTVTGVDGSTGPGLGWVDVGRQWAGEVEGPYTWWSQRGQAFDTNTGWRIDYHLATPALAATVKNYTVDRASAWDTRWSDHAPVVVDYAI